In Misgurnus anguillicaudatus unplaced genomic scaffold, ASM2758022v2 HiC_scaffold_26, whole genome shotgun sequence, the following proteins share a genomic window:
- the LOC141349141 gene encoding tripartite motif-containing protein 16-like protein isoform X2 — protein MAEANFSVIQDQFICSICLDLLKDPVTIPCGHSYCMSCITNCWNQDDQKRNYSCPQCRQTFNTRPDLNKNVVFAQMVEMLKKTKLQADRSALSSAGPEDVECDVCTERKYKAIKSCLVCLESYCQTHFEQHEAFHREKKHKVIDVTGRLQEMICSQHDKLIEVYCRTDQRCICLMCLMDEHKNHDTVSAAGERTEKQRLLEDKQRKLHQRIQEKEKKLQDLRESVKIHTISAQTAVDDTERIFTQLIRSIERRRSEVIQLIRDQEKTAVSRAEDLLKKLKQEIDDLRRRNDEMEKLSQTKDHISFLQSFQSLSSSSGSSDNITVSSLLSFDDVMKSVTKLKEKMEDLCKEEIEKISEKEMIPTNEPKIREEFLKYFRLFSLDPNTAYRYICLSEKNRAATYTNTDQRYPDHPDRFDGWSQVLCKESLCGRCYWEIEWSGDDVFISLSYKSISRKGEGYECAFGGNDQSWSLYCSPSECSFWHNKIKTNLPVVSSKIGVYVEYSSGSLSFYSVSDTMTLIHRVNTTFTKPLYPGFGFNYYDSTVKLCDLTL, from the exons ATGGCGGAAGCGAATTTTTCAGTGATTCAGGATCAGTTCATCTGTTCAATCTGTCTGGATTTACTGAAGGATCCAGTGACCATTCCCTGtggacacagttactgtatgagCTGTATTACAAACTGCTGGAATCAAGATGATCAGAAGAGAAACTACAGCTGCCCTCAATGCAGACAGACCTTCAATACAAGAcctgatttaaataaaaatgtggtGTTTGCTCAGATGGTGGAGATGCTGAAGAAGACAAAACTACAAGCTGATCGATCTGCTCTCAGTTCTGCTGGACCTGAAGATGTGGAGTGTGACGTCTGTACTGAGAGAAAATACAAAGCTATCAAGTCCTGTCTGGTGTGTCTTGAATCTTACTGTCAAACTCACTTTGAACAACATGAAGCTTTTCACAGAGAAAAGAAACACAAAGTGATTGATGTGACAGGAAGACTTCAGGAGATGATCTGCTCTCAACATGACAAACTCATCGAGGTTTACTGTCGGACTGATCAGAGATGTATTTGTTTAATGTGTCTGATGGATGAACATAAAAATCACGACACTGTATCAGCTGCAGGAGAGAGAACTGAGAAACAG AGATTACTGGAGGACAAGCAGAGAAAACTCCATCAGAGAATCCAGGAGAAAGAGAAGAAGCTTCAGGATCTAAGAGAGTCTGTGAAGATTCACACG ATCTCTGCACAGACAGCAGTGGACGACACCGAGAGGATCTTTACTCAACTGATCCGATCCATTGAGAGAAGACGATCTGAGGTGATACAactgatcagagatcaggaaaAGACTGCAGTGAGTCGAGCTGAAGATCTCTTGAAGAAACTGAAGCAGGAGATTGATGATCTGAGGAGGAGAAATGATGAGATGGAGAAACTTTCACAAACAAAAGATCACATCAGTTTCCTTCAG AGTTTTCAGTCTCTCTCTTCATCTTCTGGATCTTCAGACAACATCACTGtctcttctcttctctcttTTGATGATGTGATGAAATCTGTCACTAAACTGAAAGAAAAGATGGAGGATTTATGTAAAGAAGAGATTGAAAAGATATCTGAGAAAG aAATGATTCCCACCAATGAACCCAAGATCAGAGAGGAGTTCCTAAAGT ATTTCAGGCTCTTCTCTCTGGATCCAAACACAGCATACagatatatctgtctgtctgagaAGAACAGAGCGGCTACTTACACTAACACAGATCAGCGGTATCCTGATCATCCAGACAGATTTGATGGTTGGTCTCAGGTGTTGTGTAAAGAGAGTTTATGTGGACGCTGTTACTGGGAGATTGAATGGAGTGGTGATGATGTGTTTATATCATTGTCATATAAGAGCATCAGCAGGAAGGGAGAGGGTTATGAGTGTGCGTTTGGAGGTAATGATCAGTCCTGGAGTTTGTACTGTTCTCCCTCTGAATGTTCATTCTGGCACAATAAGATAAAGACAAATCTCCCAGTAGTGTCCAGTAAAATAGGAGTTTATGTGGAATACAGTTCAGGATCTCTGTCCTTCTACAGCGTCTCTGACACAATGACCCTCATCCACAGAGTCAACACCACATTCACTAAACCTCTCTATCCTGGGTTTGGGTTTAACTATTATGACTCAACAGTGAAACTATGTGATCTAACATTATAA
- the LOC141349141 gene encoding tripartite motif-containing protein 16-like protein isoform X1 → MAEANFSVIQDQFICSICLDLLKDPVTIPCGHSYCMSCITNCWNQDDQKRNYSCPQCRQTFNTRPDLNKNVVFAQMVEMLKKTKLQADRSALSSAGPEDVECDVCTERKYKAIKSCLVCLESYCQTHFEQHEAFHREKKHKVIDVTGRLQEMICSQHDKLIEVYCRTDQRCICLMCLMDEHKNHDTVSAAGERTEKQRLLEDKQRKLHQRIQEKEKKLQDLRESVKIHTISAQTAVDDTERIFTQLIRSIERRRSEVIQLIRDQEKTAVSRAEDLLKKLKQEIDDLRRRNDEMEKLSQTKDHISFLQSFQSLSSSSGSSDNITVSSLLSFDDVMKSVTKLKEKMEDLCKEEIEKISEKVSFLEMIPTNEPKIREEFLKYFRLFSLDPNTAYRYICLSEKNRAATYTNTDQRYPDHPDRFDGWSQVLCKESLCGRCYWEIEWSGDDVFISLSYKSISRKGEGYECAFGGNDQSWSLYCSPSECSFWHNKIKTNLPVVSSKIGVYVEYSSGSLSFYSVSDTMTLIHRVNTTFTKPLYPGFGFNYYDSTVKLCDLTL, encoded by the exons ATGGCGGAAGCGAATTTTTCAGTGATTCAGGATCAGTTCATCTGTTCAATCTGTCTGGATTTACTGAAGGATCCAGTGACCATTCCCTGtggacacagttactgtatgagCTGTATTACAAACTGCTGGAATCAAGATGATCAGAAGAGAAACTACAGCTGCCCTCAATGCAGACAGACCTTCAATACAAGAcctgatttaaataaaaatgtggtGTTTGCTCAGATGGTGGAGATGCTGAAGAAGACAAAACTACAAGCTGATCGATCTGCTCTCAGTTCTGCTGGACCTGAAGATGTGGAGTGTGACGTCTGTACTGAGAGAAAATACAAAGCTATCAAGTCCTGTCTGGTGTGTCTTGAATCTTACTGTCAAACTCACTTTGAACAACATGAAGCTTTTCACAGAGAAAAGAAACACAAAGTGATTGATGTGACAGGAAGACTTCAGGAGATGATCTGCTCTCAACATGACAAACTCATCGAGGTTTACTGTCGGACTGATCAGAGATGTATTTGTTTAATGTGTCTGATGGATGAACATAAAAATCACGACACTGTATCAGCTGCAGGAGAGAGAACTGAGAAACAG AGATTACTGGAGGACAAGCAGAGAAAACTCCATCAGAGAATCCAGGAGAAAGAGAAGAAGCTTCAGGATCTAAGAGAGTCTGTGAAGATTCACACG ATCTCTGCACAGACAGCAGTGGACGACACCGAGAGGATCTTTACTCAACTGATCCGATCCATTGAGAGAAGACGATCTGAGGTGATACAactgatcagagatcaggaaaAGACTGCAGTGAGTCGAGCTGAAGATCTCTTGAAGAAACTGAAGCAGGAGATTGATGATCTGAGGAGGAGAAATGATGAGATGGAGAAACTTTCACAAACAAAAGATCACATCAGTTTCCTTCAG AGTTTTCAGTCTCTCTCTTCATCTTCTGGATCTTCAGACAACATCACTGtctcttctcttctctcttTTGATGATGTGATGAAATCTGTCACTAAACTGAAAGAAAAGATGGAGGATTTATGTAAAGAAGAGATTGAAAAGATATCTGAGAAA gtttcatttttagaAATGATTCCCACCAATGAACCCAAGATCAGAGAGGAGTTCCTAAAGT ATTTCAGGCTCTTCTCTCTGGATCCAAACACAGCATACagatatatctgtctgtctgagaAGAACAGAGCGGCTACTTACACTAACACAGATCAGCGGTATCCTGATCATCCAGACAGATTTGATGGTTGGTCTCAGGTGTTGTGTAAAGAGAGTTTATGTGGACGCTGTTACTGGGAGATTGAATGGAGTGGTGATGATGTGTTTATATCATTGTCATATAAGAGCATCAGCAGGAAGGGAGAGGGTTATGAGTGTGCGTTTGGAGGTAATGATCAGTCCTGGAGTTTGTACTGTTCTCCCTCTGAATGTTCATTCTGGCACAATAAGATAAAGACAAATCTCCCAGTAGTGTCCAGTAAAATAGGAGTTTATGTGGAATACAGTTCAGGATCTCTGTCCTTCTACAGCGTCTCTGACACAATGACCCTCATCCACAGAGTCAACACCACATTCACTAAACCTCTCTATCCTGGGTTTGGGTTTAACTATTATGACTCAACAGTGAAACTATGTGATCTAACATTATAA